The window CTGGCGCCTGCGCGAAGATGCCTGGGGCAAGGGCTATGCGAAGGAAGCGGCCAAGGCCTCGCTCGACCTCGCTTTCGAGCGTTTCGGCGCGAACGAGGTCGTGGCGCTCACCGTCATGGGCAACGAGGGCAGCTGGGGGCTCATGAAACGGCTCGGCATGCGCCGGCGCGAGGATCTCGATTTCGCGAACGCCGATTTCGACAAAGATAATCCCGTCATCATCGTCTATTCGATCGCGCGCGGCGATTGGCATGGCTGACATCATCGCCGAAACCGACCGCCTGATCCTGCGCACCATCGAGGAGAGCGACGCGGCCGAGCAATACCGACTGCTCAACACGCCGGCGGTCATGGCCCGGCTGGGCGGCCCCAAGGAACTGCACGAAATCGAGGCGAAGCACGCCAAGGCGATCCAGTGGTACGCCACGCGCGGCTTCAGCTTCCTGATGCTGGTCGAAAAGGACACAGGCGAACTCGTCGGCCATGCCGGCATCAAGCTGGTCGACAACCCGCTGGCGAAGAACCAGGGCGATCACGAGATCGGCTGGCTCATCCGCGAGGACCGCTGGCGACGGGGCTATGCCGAAGAAGCGGTGCGCGCGATTCTCGACTGGGCCTTCGGGCGCGTGGATGCACCCCAAGTCGTCGCTCTGACCAGCGACCTCAACGTGGCCAGCTGGAAGCTGATGGAAAAGCTCGGC of the Qipengyuania gaetbuli genome contains:
- a CDS encoding GNAT family N-acetyltransferase, which produces MADIIAETDRLILRTIEESDAAEQYRLLNTPAVMARLGGPKELHEIEAKHAKAIQWYATRGFSFLMLVEKDTGELVGHAGIKLVDNPLAKNQGDHEIGWLIREDRWRRGYAEEAVRAILDWAFGRVDAPQVVALTSDLNVASWKLMEKLGMVRREDLDFEDPNFPPEDRKTILYSMTKDQWENAQ